From Larus michahellis chromosome 5, bLarMic1.1, whole genome shotgun sequence, the proteins below share one genomic window:
- the BDH2 gene encoding dehydrogenase/reductase SDR family member 6, whose amino-acid sequence MGRLDGKIILLSAAAQGIGRAAAIAFAKEGAKVIATDINESKLQELEKYPGIQIRVLDVTKKEQIENLAKDIERIDVLCNIAGFVHHGTILECEEQDWNFTMNLNVRSMYLMIKTFLPKMLKQKSGNIINMSSVASSIKGVVNRCVYSTSKAAVIGLTKSVAADFIEQGIRCNCICPGTVDTPSLQERIQARPNPEQALKDFLDRQKTGRMATAEEVAHLFVYLASDESAYVTGNELIIDGGWSL is encoded by the exons ATGGGTCGGCTTGATGGGAAGATCATACTGctgtctgcagcagcacagggcatTGGACGAGCAGCTGCTATA GCTTTTGCTAAAGAAGGAGCCAAAGTCATTGCTACAGACATCAATGAGTCTAAGCTGCAAGAACTGGAGAAATATCCAG GCATTCAAATACGGGTGCTGGATGTCACCAAAAAGGAGCAGATAGAAAATCTGGCCAAGGACATCGAAAGGATTGATGTCCTCTGTAACATTGCAGG GTTTGTTCATCATGGAACCATTCTGGAGTGTGAAGAGCAAGACTGGAACTTCACTATGAACCTCAATGTTCGCAGCATGTATCTAATGATCAAGACATTTCTTCCTAAG ATGCTTAAACAGAAATCTGGAAATATTATAAATATGTCTTCTGTGGCATCCAGCATTAAAG GAGTTGTGAACAGATGTGTATATAGTACTTCAAAGGCAGCGGTTATTGGTCTAACAAAGTCTGTGGCTGCTGATTTCATTGAGCAAGGCATCAGATGTAACTGCATATGTCCTG GAACTGTTGACACACCATCTTTACAGGAAAGAATCCAAGCCCGGCCTAACCCAGAACAG GCATTGAAAGACTTTCTGGACAGACAGAAGACTGGTAGGATGGCTACTGCTGAAGAAGTGGCCCATCTCTTTGTGTACTTGGCCTCTGATGAA TCTGCCTATGTGACTGGTAATGAACTAATCATCGATGGAGGATGGAGCTTGTGA